A window of the Terriglobia bacterium genome harbors these coding sequences:
- the pilQ gene encoding type IV pilus secretin PilQ: MRLKQLLGILLLPVVLGTIAAAAVSHLTGVDVAPQDNATTVTIQASGVFTHTEYRPSDNLLLVDLAGVSAGRMEGKMQALKTPGVTSYRVLGFKGAGGTDVARVELTLAPDAGVHISESGQALVVKITTPATTASAAPAPAAKSAAEPAAKPAESHAAAARSTGHPVVIQNVAIARSKSGINVEIVGTGSMTPKAMKLTAPDRVVIDVANAVPLRKRDIAVNSGDVKSVRVARFQVDPPVTRVVVDLATAKDFEIVPAGRKLTVKLRPAAEVAQPAPAPAPAATPAASELASAAPATQPAASPTQQGATAQNFVVVEPQYQPKTDAADTKPAEMKPPSRAEVAAAKFTPPQQDVPLVNVPQPSAALMPSSAAIHAAVQQQAAMPAQQPSSTRPKFSGEPISVNLKDVDLKDFFRLIHEISGLNIVLDPNVKGTLTLVLDNVPWDQALDIVLKNNGLEKEIDGNVLRIATLDTMRKEADAQRAQVEARALADPKITVTRVLSYAHSKDVVPVIKKFLSQRGEIISDDRINALIIQDIPSVFPAVDRLLAQLDRKTPEVEIEARVVAATRNFARDIGTQMGFGWGNSVSAVGGAGSAGTSPLTLTGLTPLYLTNAGGSIPLFSNLPAVNTSSGLSFINFNNVYRLDAILTMSEERGLLKILSRPRVVTQNNITAVVKQGVRIPVVTLAQLGGPPTTTYVDAFLRLTVTPQITAENTIFLNLDVENTTPDFSHQVQGNPTLLTQQAVTQVLVSDGGTVVIGGVIQTQNSVTIQQVPLLGSIPGLGNLFKRRAVSTSTQELIFFITPKIIQT, encoded by the coding sequence ATGAGGCTAAAGCAATTGCTGGGTATTCTCTTGCTGCCAGTCGTGCTGGGCACGATCGCGGCTGCTGCCGTATCGCATTTGACCGGTGTAGACGTTGCCCCCCAGGACAACGCCACCACGGTCACCATCCAGGCGAGCGGTGTCTTCACGCACACGGAATATCGGCCGTCCGACAACTTGCTGCTGGTGGATCTGGCGGGAGTGTCGGCGGGACGCATGGAAGGGAAGATGCAGGCGCTGAAGACGCCGGGCGTCACTTCCTACCGCGTCCTTGGGTTCAAGGGAGCGGGCGGCACCGACGTCGCGCGCGTGGAACTGACCCTTGCGCCGGATGCCGGGGTGCATATCAGCGAGTCGGGCCAGGCGCTAGTGGTCAAGATCACCACGCCGGCCACGACTGCGAGCGCGGCCCCGGCCCCGGCGGCAAAGTCCGCGGCTGAACCGGCTGCCAAGCCCGCCGAGAGTCATGCGGCGGCGGCTCGCTCCACGGGCCACCCGGTGGTCATCCAGAACGTCGCCATCGCCCGCAGCAAGTCCGGGATCAACGTCGAGATCGTAGGCACGGGCTCGATGACCCCGAAAGCGATGAAGCTGACGGCCCCGGACCGCGTGGTCATCGACGTCGCCAATGCCGTACCACTGCGCAAACGCGACATCGCCGTCAACAGCGGCGATGTGAAGAGCGTGCGCGTGGCGCGCTTCCAGGTGGATCCGCCGGTGACGCGCGTGGTGGTGGACCTGGCGACGGCCAAGGATTTTGAGATCGTCCCCGCAGGCCGCAAGCTCACCGTGAAGCTGCGCCCAGCCGCCGAGGTGGCGCAGCCCGCTCCAGCTCCGGCACCGGCCGCGACGCCTGCCGCCAGCGAGCTGGCCAGCGCCGCTCCGGCCACCCAGCCTGCCGCATCGCCCACCCAGCAGGGCGCCACGGCGCAGAACTTCGTGGTGGTCGAGCCGCAGTACCAGCCGAAGACCGACGCCGCCGACACCAAGCCGGCCGAGATGAAGCCGCCAAGCCGCGCCGAAGTTGCCGCGGCCAAGTTCACCCCGCCGCAACAGGATGTACCCCTGGTCAACGTGCCGCAGCCCAGCGCCGCGCTGATGCCGTCCTCGGCTGCCATCCACGCGGCCGTGCAACAGCAGGCGGCGATGCCGGCTCAACAGCCTTCTTCCACCCGTCCCAAGTTCAGCGGCGAACCGATCTCGGTCAACCTGAAGGACGTGGACCTGAAGGACTTTTTCCGCCTGATCCACGAGATCAGCGGTCTGAACATCGTGCTGGATCCCAATGTCAAAGGCACGCTGACGCTGGTGCTCGACAACGTGCCGTGGGACCAGGCGCTCGACATCGTGTTGAAGAACAACGGCCTGGAGAAGGAAATCGACGGCAACGTCCTGCGCATTGCCACGCTGGATACCATGCGCAAGGAAGCCGATGCGCAGCGCGCGCAGGTCGAAGCCCGCGCCCTGGCCGATCCCAAGATCACCGTCACCCGCGTCCTGAGCTATGCGCATTCCAAGGACGTGGTCCCGGTGATCAAGAAGTTCCTCTCCCAGCGCGGCGAGATCATCTCGGATGACCGCATCAACGCGCTGATCATCCAGGACATCCCCAGCGTGTTCCCCGCGGTGGACCGCCTGCTGGCGCAACTCGACCGCAAGACGCCGGAAGTGGAGATCGAGGCCCGCGTGGTCGCGGCCACGCGCAACTTCGCGCGTGACATCGGCACGCAGATGGGCTTCGGGTGGGGCAATAGCGTGTCAGCCGTGGGTGGCGCGGGCTCGGCGGGAACCAGTCCGCTCACTCTTACCGGCTTGACGCCGCTGTACCTCACCAACGCGGGCGGCTCGATCCCGCTCTTCTCGAATCTCCCCGCGGTGAACACGAGCAGCGGCCTCTCCTTCATCAACTTCAACAACGTCTACCGTCTGGATGCCATCCTGACCATGTCGGAGGAACGCGGCCTGCTGAAGATCCTCTCCCGCCCGCGGGTCGTGACCCAGAACAACATCACGGCCGTGGTGAAGCAGGGCGTCCGCATCCCGGTAGTGACCCTGGCACAGTTGGGCGGTCCGCCGACCACGACTTACGTGGACGCGTTCCTCCGCCTGACCGTGACCCCGCAGATCACCGCGGAGAACACCATCTTCCTGAACCTCGACGTGGAAAACACCACGCCAGACTTCAGCCATCAGGTACAAGGCAACCCGACGCTGCTTACGCAACAGGCGGTCACGCAGGTGCTGGTCAGCGACGGCGGCACGGTGGTGATCGGCGGCGTCATCCAGACGCAAAACTCGGTCACGATCCAGCAAGTGCCGCTGCTGGGCAGCATCCCCGGCCTGGGCAACCTGTTCAAGCGCCGCGCGGTGTCGACCTCGACGCAGGAGTTGATCTTCTTCATCACCCCGAAGATCATCCAGACCTAA
- a CDS encoding Xaa-Pro peptidase family protein, with the protein MDHRARQKRFAVTVAQAKVDAFLVTHLPNVRYLCGFTGTAGVLVHAGGRYAFFTDGRYIEQARREVQGARVVIAQKAALAAAAEWLSRRRAQTLGVEAEHLTLSARASLAKMLRSTRLRPTVGLVERLRMGKDAEELSLIRRAVRLGSSLFGVARAAIRPGATESDVAAELEYRARRSGAEGMAFETIVAAGLHSALPHWRASSQPIPNTGFVVLDFGVILSGYCSDMTRTLWVGKPDRKARAMYQAVLEAQLAAIQAVRSGTTVGDVDRAARGVLKRAGLARYFTHSTGHGVGLEIHEAPRLAQGQSEVLQPGMVVTIEPGVYIPGRGGVRIEDMVAVTESGCEVLTPTTKEFISI; encoded by the coding sequence ATGGACCACCGCGCGCGCCAGAAACGTTTCGCCGTAACCGTTGCCCAGGCCAAAGTCGATGCCTTCCTTGTCACCCACTTGCCCAATGTCCGCTATCTCTGTGGCTTCACGGGGACTGCCGGCGTTCTGGTGCATGCTGGGGGCCGGTACGCATTCTTTACGGACGGTCGTTACATCGAGCAGGCCCGGCGCGAAGTGCAGGGTGCCCGTGTAGTGATCGCGCAGAAAGCCGCACTGGCGGCGGCTGCCGAGTGGCTCTCCCGCCGCCGCGCCCAGACGCTGGGGGTGGAGGCTGAGCACCTGACACTCTCCGCCCGTGCCAGCTTGGCCAAGATGCTCCGTTCCACGCGGCTGCGGCCGACGGTCGGCTTGGTTGAGCGCCTTCGTATGGGCAAGGATGCCGAGGAATTGAGCCTGATCCGCCGAGCGGTCCGCTTGGGCTCCAGTCTTTTCGGCGTGGCACGAGCGGCCATACGTCCCGGAGCGACGGAGTCCGATGTTGCCGCCGAGTTGGAATACCGCGCACGCCGCTCCGGGGCGGAGGGCATGGCCTTCGAAACCATCGTCGCGGCAGGGCTCCATTCGGCCTTGCCGCATTGGCGCGCTTCCTCGCAACCCATTCCAAACACAGGATTTGTGGTTCTCGACTTCGGTGTTATACTCTCCGGCTATTGTTCCGACATGACGCGTACTCTGTGGGTGGGCAAGCCCGACCGCAAGGCGCGCGCCATGTACCAGGCCGTGCTCGAGGCCCAGTTGGCAGCCATTCAGGCGGTCCGGTCGGGGACGACGGTCGGCGACGTGGATCGCGCTGCCCGGGGCGTGCTGAAGCGGGCCGGGCTGGCACGCTATTTCACCCACTCGACGGGACACGGAGTGGGGCTGGAGATCCACGAGGCTCCGCGCCTGGCCCAGGGCCAGAGCGAAGTCCTGCAGCCGGGTATGGTGGTGACCATTGAGCCCGGCGTCTATATCCCGGGAAGGGGTGGCGTCCGCATCGAGGACATGGTGGCCGTGACCGAAAGCGGCTGCGAGGTGCTGACCCCCACGACGAAGGAGTTCATCTCAATATAG
- the accB gene encoding acetyl-CoA carboxylase biotin carboxyl carrier protein, with amino-acid sequence MNQKELKELIEFLIEKDIAEFELERGDVKVRIKRAADVVAAPVAAEPVTHMTPAPRQAATAAAATPAPPGPAKEAPSEEGLHIVKSPIVGTFYEAPSPGAPPFVKVGDQVQAGQVLCIVEAMKLMNEIEADASGEIVKKMVQNGQPVEYAQPLFAIRTA; translated from the coding sequence ATGAATCAAAAAGAGCTGAAGGAACTCATCGAGTTCTTAATCGAGAAAGACATCGCCGAATTCGAGCTGGAGCGTGGCGATGTCAAGGTGCGGATCAAGCGCGCGGCCGATGTGGTTGCCGCTCCCGTTGCGGCGGAGCCGGTCACTCACATGACTCCCGCCCCGCGCCAGGCGGCCACAGCGGCCGCGGCCACGCCGGCGCCGCCCGGGCCAGCCAAGGAAGCCCCCAGCGAGGAGGGGCTACACATCGTCAAGTCGCCCATCGTGGGAACGTTCTACGAGGCGCCCTCGCCCGGAGCTCCGCCCTTCGTCAAGGTCGGCGACCAGGTGCAGGCTGGGCAGGTGCTGTGCATCGTGGAGGCCATGAAGCTGATGAACGAGATCGAGGCCGATGCCTCCGGCGAGATCGTCAAGAAGATGGTGCAGAACGGGCAGCCGGTTGAATACGCGCAGCCTCTATTCGCCATCCGCACGGCGTAG
- the accC gene encoding acetyl-CoA carboxylase biotin carboxylase subunit, translating to MFKKILIANRGEIALRVICACKELGIKSVAVYSEADRNSLHVRFADEAICIGPPKSSESYLNIPAVISAAEITNVDAIHPGYGLLSENANFAEVCETSDIAFIGPPPEITRLMGEKEKARNTMKKIGVPILPGSEGVVGSGAEALEWARQVGFPVIVKASAGGGGRGMRVIRTEQELPNLFHAAQSEAAAAFGNGDLYMEKYVEHPRHIEFQILADKYRNVVSLGERECTIQRRHQKLLEESPSVKMTPLLRQQIGDTLCSALAEIGYENAGTVEFLMDEDGSLYFIEMNTRIQVEHPVTEMTTDVDLVKSQILLAAGDRLEDVLQVPVVHRGHAIECRINAEHPESFTPSPGTITTWNPPGGTGVRVDSAQYSEGVVPPYYDSLIAKLVARGKDREEAISRMARALEMFIVEGIQTSIPLHRKILADPDFRAGKFDTKFMERFMPRKNNP from the coding sequence ATGTTCAAGAAGATCCTGATCGCGAACCGAGGGGAGATCGCCCTGCGGGTCATCTGCGCCTGCAAGGAGCTGGGCATCAAGTCGGTCGCGGTGTACAGCGAGGCCGACCGGAACTCACTGCACGTGCGCTTCGCCGATGAGGCCATCTGCATCGGCCCGCCCAAGTCGAGCGAGAGTTACCTCAACATCCCCGCGGTGATCAGCGCCGCCGAGATCACCAACGTAGATGCCATCCATCCCGGTTACGGCCTGCTCAGCGAGAACGCCAACTTCGCTGAGGTCTGCGAGACCTCCGACATCGCCTTCATCGGCCCGCCGCCTGAGATCACGCGCCTGATGGGTGAAAAGGAGAAGGCGCGCAACACCATGAAGAAGATCGGGGTGCCCATCCTCCCCGGCAGCGAGGGCGTGGTCGGCAGCGGCGCCGAGGCGCTGGAGTGGGCGCGCCAGGTCGGCTTCCCGGTGATCGTGAAGGCGTCGGCAGGCGGAGGCGGGCGCGGCATGCGCGTGATCCGCACCGAACAGGAGCTGCCCAACCTGTTCCACGCCGCGCAGTCGGAGGCGGCCGCGGCCTTCGGCAACGGCGATCTCTACATGGAAAAATACGTCGAGCATCCGCGCCACATCGAGTTCCAGATCCTGGCCGACAAGTACCGCAACGTCGTCAGCCTGGGGGAGCGCGAGTGCACCATCCAGCGGCGCCACCAGAAGCTGCTGGAAGAATCACCCTCGGTGAAGATGACGCCGCTGCTTCGCCAGCAGATCGGCGACACGCTGTGCTCCGCACTGGCGGAGATCGGCTATGAAAACGCAGGCACCGTCGAGTTCCTCATGGACGAGGACGGCAGCCTGTACTTCATCGAGATGAACACCCGGATCCAGGTCGAGCACCCCGTGACCGAGATGACCACCGATGTGGACCTGGTGAAGAGCCAGATCCTGCTGGCTGCGGGCGACCGCCTGGAGGACGTCTTGCAGGTCCCGGTGGTGCACCGCGGACACGCCATCGAGTGCCGCATCAACGCGGAGCATCCGGAGAGCTTCACGCCCTCGCCCGGCACTATCACCACGTGGAATCCACCGGGCGGGACGGGGGTGCGGGTGGACAGCGCCCAATACTCCGAGGGCGTCGTCCCGCCCTACTACGATTCCCTCATCGCCAAGCTGGTGGCCCGCGGCAAGGACCGCGAAGAGGCCATCTCGCGCATGGCTCGCGCATTGGAGATGTTCATCGTCGAGGGCATCCAGACCTCCATTCCGCTGCACCGCAAGATCCTGGCTGACCCCGATTTCCGGGCCGGGAAGTTCGACACCAAGTTCATGGAACGCTTCATGCCGAGGAAGAACAACCCTTGA
- the thiE gene encoding thiamine phosphate synthase → MVLPRLYAIVDFGCFAGTENVTAELVRFTDELLAGGATLIQYRNKQGDAREMLAQARELRRVCGTKARLIMNDRADLCLAAAYEGVHVGQEDLSPEGARAIVGDRLWVGVSTHSIEQLRAADRSPSDYLAIGPVFATSSKEHPDPVVGLEGVKAARAATRTPLVAIGGITQASCRSVIDAGADAVAVISDLLQSPRKSVEEFLRILG, encoded by the coding sequence ATCGTTCTGCCCAGGTTGTATGCCATCGTGGACTTCGGGTGCTTTGCCGGGACAGAAAATGTCACCGCCGAACTCGTTCGCTTCACAGATGAGCTGCTCGCGGGTGGGGCCACTCTGATCCAGTACAGGAATAAGCAGGGCGACGCGCGGGAGATGCTGGCCCAGGCTCGCGAACTCCGTCGAGTGTGCGGCACGAAAGCCAGGCTGATCATGAACGATCGGGCGGACCTTTGCCTGGCCGCCGCGTACGAAGGCGTGCACGTCGGGCAGGAAGATCTGTCGCCAGAGGGCGCGCGAGCCATCGTCGGAGATCGGCTCTGGGTGGGCGTTTCCACGCATTCGATTGAGCAGCTCAGGGCCGCCGATCGCAGCCCGTCGGACTACCTCGCGATCGGCCCCGTCTTCGCCACGTCCAGCAAGGAACACCCGGACCCGGTGGTGGGGCTGGAGGGCGTCAAAGCGGCGCGGGCCGCCACCCGTACGCCGCTGGTGGCTATCGGGGGCATCACCCAAGCGAGTTGCCGCTCGGTCATCGACGCCGGCGCCGACGCGGTGGCGGTCATCTCGGACCTGCTCCAGTCGCCGCGCAAATCGGTGGAAGAATTTCTTCGCATCTTAGGTTAG
- a CDS encoding amino acid permease: MGSMIGSGVFIVAADIARQVDSPGLLIAAWLVTGFMTITAALAYGELAAMMPKAGGQYVYLREALGPLWGFLYGWTLFLVIQTGTIAAVGVAFGKFLGVFFPSVSSTNWILHFWKAPPIHIGPMVLGNMDVGLNTQNLVAIAIIWLLTVVNVFGVKTGAMVQNVFTITKVFSLALLIVVGFMVGRNPAAVAANFNHFWAVGPGHADLGIVSGFLLVATLISVAQVGSLFSADAWNNVTFTAGEVKNPKRDLPLSLALGTGVVILLYVLANYVYVNVLPLHGVPNGATVMARGIQYATEDRVGTAVMQVMFGATGAAIMAIAIMVSTFGCNNGLILSGARVYYAMAKDGLFFHSVGRVHPVYRTPVTSLMVQAGWTSILCLSGTYGQLLDYIVFAVLVFYILTIVGLFVLRRTQPNAERPYRAIGYPVLPAIYICMALFIDIVLLRYKPQYTWPGLIIVLLGIPVYFLWSSRGTRAVRA; encoded by the coding sequence ATGGGATCCATGATCGGCTCCGGGGTGTTCATCGTTGCGGCTGACATCGCCCGACAGGTGGACTCTCCCGGCCTGCTGATTGCTGCCTGGCTGGTGACCGGCTTCATGACCATCACCGCGGCGCTGGCCTACGGGGAGCTCGCGGCCATGATGCCCAAGGCCGGCGGGCAGTACGTCTACCTGCGCGAGGCGCTGGGGCCGCTGTGGGGGTTCCTGTACGGCTGGACGCTGTTCCTCGTCATCCAGACCGGCACCATCGCGGCGGTTGGGGTGGCATTCGGCAAGTTCCTCGGCGTCTTCTTTCCTTCCGTCTCTTCGACGAACTGGATCCTCCACTTTTGGAAGGCGCCGCCGATCCATATCGGCCCCATGGTGCTGGGCAACATGGACGTGGGGCTAAACACCCAGAACCTGGTAGCCATCGCCATCATCTGGCTGCTGACCGTCGTAAACGTGTTCGGAGTGAAGACCGGCGCAATGGTGCAGAACGTTTTCACCATCACCAAGGTGTTCTCGCTGGCGCTGCTGATCGTTGTGGGCTTCATGGTTGGCCGGAATCCGGCGGCGGTTGCGGCCAACTTCAATCATTTCTGGGCCGTCGGCCCGGGCCACGCCGATCTCGGCATCGTCTCCGGGTTCCTGCTGGTGGCCACACTCATCTCCGTGGCGCAGGTGGGCTCGTTGTTCTCCGCCGACGCCTGGAACAACGTGACCTTCACCGCCGGGGAAGTGAAGAACCCAAAGCGCGACCTGCCGCTGTCGCTGGCGCTCGGCACCGGCGTCGTGATCCTGCTGTACGTGCTGGCGAATTACGTGTACGTGAACGTACTGCCGTTGCATGGTGTCCCCAACGGCGCCACGGTGATGGCGCGTGGCATCCAGTACGCCACCGAGGACCGCGTGGGCACGGCGGTGATGCAGGTGATGTTCGGAGCCACAGGCGCGGCCATCATGGCCATCGCCATCATGGTCTCCACCTTCGGCTGCAACAATGGCCTTATCCTCTCGGGCGCGCGCGTCTACTACGCCATGGCCAAGGATGGTCTCTTCTTTCACTCGGTAGGACGCGTCCACCCCGTCTACCGCACCCCGGTCACTTCCCTGATGGTGCAGGCCGGCTGGACCTCGATCCTGTGTCTCTCCGGGACGTACGGCCAGTTGCTGGACTACATCGTCTTCGCCGTGCTGGTTTTCTACATTTTGACCATCGTCGGCTTGTTCGTCCTACGGCGGACCCAGCCCAACGCCGAGCGCCCCTACCGCGCCATCGGCTACCCGGTGCTGCCCGCGATCTACATCTGCATGGCTTTGTTTATCGATATCGTGCTGTTACGCTACAAACCGCAATACACTTGGCCGGGGCTGATCATCGTGCTTCTGGGTATCCCGGTCTATTTCCTCTGGTCGAGCCGCGGGACGCGCGCAGTTCGCGCCTGA
- a CDS encoding amino acid permease has translation MANLLATKPLNVLMAESQETGEHSLKRALGALNLIMLGIGAIIGAGIFVLTGAAAAQYAGPAIVFSYVLAGVACAFAGLCYAEFAALIPIAGSAYTYGYATLGEIFAWIIGWDLILEYAFGAATVASGWSSTLVAFLQDYNIKLPPQICDTPGSIWVLYQDRWAPLNTLKPVLDAANIDWHTLPHATAAFNLLAFLAIAAVTTILVIGIKESANFNTGVVFVKLFAVLTFIAVAAAYVLKHPDTATANWHPFIPPNQGVFGKYGWSGIARAAGVVFFAYIGFDAVSTAAQEAKNPKRDMPIGILGSLGICTFLYILVSWLLTGLMHYDRLNVGAPVSLAIHETGVKWGSYVVNAGALAGLSTVMLVMLLGQSRVFYSMSRDGLLWKWAGEIHPRFRTPWKSSIIVGLFVAIFASLIPIGVLGELVSIGTLLAFVIVSAGVWVLRRRRPDLPRPFRTPWVPFTPIMAIVVSFLMMAALPKDTWIRLVVWLIIGMVIYFGYGRHHSRVQRGEYEVSAAPNGATTETAD, from the coding sequence ATGGCGAATCTGCTTGCGACCAAGCCGCTGAACGTACTCATGGCGGAATCGCAGGAGACGGGCGAACACAGCCTGAAACGGGCTCTGGGCGCACTCAACCTGATCATGCTGGGCATCGGCGCCATTATCGGCGCCGGCATCTTCGTACTGACCGGCGCGGCCGCCGCGCAGTATGCCGGACCCGCGATTGTGTTTTCGTACGTGCTGGCGGGTGTGGCCTGCGCCTTTGCTGGGCTGTGCTACGCCGAATTCGCCGCCCTGATCCCCATCGCCGGGTCTGCATATACCTATGGGTACGCGACGTTGGGCGAGATCTTCGCCTGGATCATCGGCTGGGACCTGATCCTGGAGTATGCGTTCGGGGCGGCCACGGTTGCCTCCGGGTGGAGCAGCACGCTGGTGGCATTCCTCCAGGACTACAACATCAAACTGCCGCCGCAGATCTGCGACACGCCCGGCTCGATCTGGGTGCTCTACCAGGACCGATGGGCGCCGTTGAACACACTCAAGCCCGTGCTGGATGCGGCTAACATCGATTGGCACACGCTGCCGCACGCGACGGCGGCTTTCAACCTGCTGGCATTTTTGGCGATCGCCGCCGTGACCACGATCCTGGTGATCGGCATCAAGGAGTCGGCGAACTTCAACACCGGTGTGGTCTTTGTGAAGCTATTTGCGGTGCTTACGTTCATCGCGGTCGCCGCGGCCTACGTCCTCAAGCACCCGGATACGGCAACGGCGAATTGGCATCCCTTCATTCCGCCGAATCAAGGGGTCTTCGGAAAATACGGTTGGTCGGGGATCGCACGAGCAGCCGGAGTCGTGTTCTTCGCCTACATCGGATTCGACGCGGTTTCGACGGCCGCGCAGGAGGCGAAGAATCCCAAACGGGACATGCCCATCGGCATCCTGGGATCGCTGGGGATCTGCACTTTTCTCTACATCCTGGTTTCCTGGTTGCTGACCGGGCTGATGCATTATGACCGGCTGAACGTGGGCGCGCCAGTGTCGCTGGCCATCCATGAGACCGGCGTGAAATGGGGCAGCTACGTGGTCAACGCGGGCGCGCTCGCCGGCCTGAGCACGGTGATGCTGGTGATGTTGCTCGGCCAATCGCGCGTCTTCTATTCGATGTCGCGTGACGGGCTGCTGTGGAAGTGGGCGGGTGAGATCCATCCGCGCTTTCGCACGCCGTGGAAGTCGTCGATCATCGTGGGTCTTTTCGTCGCCATCTTCGCATCGCTCATCCCGATCGGCGTCCTGGGCGAACTCGTCAGCATCGGGACGCTGCTTGCGTTCGTGATCGTGTCTGCCGGCGTGTGGGTGCTGCGCCGCCGCCGCCCCGACCTGCCGCGTCCCTTCCGGACGCCTTGGGTGCCGTTCACGCCCATCATGGCGATCGTTGTCTCGTTCCTGATGATGGCCGCTCTGCCAAAAGACACCTGGATCCGGTTGGTCGTATGGCTGATCATCGGCATGGTCATCTATTTCGGTTATGGCCGACATCACAGCCGCGTGCAGCGCGGCGAGTATGAGGTTTCTGCGGCGCCCAACGGCGCGACCACCGAGACGGCCGACTAG
- a CDS encoding potassium channel protein, giving the protein MRALRNFKVLVAAILVLMVIGMTGFHLIEGWTWFDGFYMVLTTFTTIGYQEVHPLSHTGRIFNVFLIICGVGLVFLIIGTLTQALLEFELGNLYGRRKMEREIAKLSGHYILCGAGRVGRSAARALAREPAPFVIIENNQAKLPQLDPGWLTILGDATQEKVLRDANIAQARGLVAATTTDATNIYIVLTARTICPGLRIIARASEEDAEKHLLKAGADSVISPYSFAGHRIAQSFLRPAVLDFLDIATARQGHLGLEIEEVFIDPASSVAGTTIGSSKLRQEMGVIVLAIKRNAGMVFNPAPDDRIEPGDYLIAMGEPNSLRRLEETARAARG; this is encoded by the coding sequence ATGCGAGCCCTGCGCAACTTCAAGGTCCTGGTGGCCGCCATCCTCGTCCTGATGGTGATCGGGATGACCGGCTTCCATCTCATCGAGGGGTGGACGTGGTTCGACGGCTTCTACATGGTGCTGACCACGTTCACCACGATCGGCTACCAGGAAGTGCACCCGCTCTCGCACACAGGGCGGATCTTCAATGTCTTCCTCATCATCTGCGGCGTGGGACTGGTGTTCCTGATCATCGGGACCCTTACCCAGGCTTTGTTAGAATTCGAGCTCGGCAACCTTTACGGAAGGCGAAAAATGGAGCGCGAGATCGCAAAGCTTTCCGGCCATTACATCCTGTGCGGCGCGGGGCGCGTGGGACGCAGCGCGGCACGCGCACTGGCGCGCGAGCCGGCGCCCTTCGTCATCATCGAGAACAACCAGGCCAAGCTCCCGCAGCTGGACCCGGGCTGGCTGACCATCCTCGGCGACGCCACCCAGGAGAAGGTGCTGCGCGACGCCAACATCGCACAGGCGCGAGGGCTGGTGGCCGCGACCACGACCGACGCCACCAACATTTACATCGTCCTGACCGCGCGTACCATCTGTCCCGGGCTGCGGATCATCGCCCGCGCCAGCGAAGAGGACGCGGAGAAGCACCTGCTGAAGGCAGGCGCGGATTCGGTCATCTCGCCCTATTCCTTCGCCGGACACCGCATCGCGCAGTCGTTCCTGCGGCCGGCGGTGCTCGATTTTCTCGACATCGCCACGGCACGCCAGGGCCATCTCGGCCTGGAGATCGAGGAGGTCTTCATCGATCCGGCGTCCTCCGTAGCGGGCACGACCATCGGCAGTTCGAAGCTCCGGCAGGAAATGGGCGTGATCGTGCTCGCCATCAAGCGCAATGCGGGCATGGTATTCAACCCTGCGCCGGACGACCGCATCGAGCCTGGCGACTACCTCATCGCCATGGGCGAGCCCAACAGCCTGCGCCGTCTGGAAGAAACGGCGCGTGCCGCGCGAGGCTGA